From the genome of Spirosomataceae bacterium TFI 002, one region includes:
- a CDS encoding Predicted acyltransferase — translation MNKRLLSVDVFRGLTIMLMTVVNNAGDWANIYPPFRHAEWHGCTPTDLVFPFFLFIMGVAVPLSGPIPIFTNDTMGKILTRTFRIFGLGFFLSYFTKIQFFGLEGTGLLIVRLLLTVVIFALLLGKYDKKLQFYVSVFVLSLMFIFALGGFESFSNVRILGVLQRIAIVYFFVSLLYYRTSFFVQAIVCISLLLIYWFFMALVPAGEWGAGLLEPGKNFAAWLDAKILGEHMYAGTKTWDPEGVFSTIPAISTGLLGVLTGQILIKNSSTIQKAGFICIAGIVLIVVGWVWGLAFPINKALWTSSFVLFTAGLALFILGLLYFLIDHLNWKSWTKPFAIFGVNPMLVFFASGIIPRALGMINVGEQNLQSFIYTQLIAPNFSDPSMASLVGALIYLFIWFLILLFFHRRKLIFKV, via the coding sequence ATGAATAAGCGACTGCTTTCGGTCGATGTGTTTCGTGGTCTCACGATAATGCTAATGACCGTTGTGAATAATGCTGGCGATTGGGCTAATATTTATCCTCCATTTCGACATGCTGAATGGCACGGATGTACCCCCACCGATCTAGTATTCCCCTTTTTCTTATTCATTATGGGTGTGGCAGTGCCACTTTCTGGACCAATACCCATTTTTACAAATGATACAATGGGTAAGATTCTTACTCGTACATTCAGAATTTTTGGCTTGGGTTTCTTCCTTTCCTACTTTACTAAAATACAATTTTTCGGTCTTGAAGGGACAGGTCTTTTGATTGTTCGTTTGCTACTTACTGTGGTGATTTTTGCTCTACTTTTGGGAAAATATGACAAAAAACTACAATTCTATGTTTCCGTTTTTGTCCTATCACTGATGTTTATTTTTGCATTAGGAGGTTTTGAGAGTTTTAGTAATGTCAGGATTTTGGGTGTGCTTCAGCGTATAGCAATCGTATACTTTTTTGTGAGCCTTCTCTATTACCGAACCTCGTTCTTTGTCCAAGCTATTGTTTGTATTTCACTGCTATTAATCTATTGGTTTTTCATGGCACTCGTTCCAGCTGGAGAGTGGGGGGCGGGACTACTTGAACCTGGGAAAAATTTCGCAGCTTGGCTAGATGCAAAAATCCTAGGAGAGCACATGTACGCAGGAACCAAAACGTGGGATCCAGAAGGAGTTTTCAGTACCATTCCAGCCATTTCTACTGGTTTACTTGGAGTGCTAACAGGACAGATTTTAATTAAAAATAGCAGTACCATTCAAAAAGCTGGGTTCATCTGCATTGCTGGTATTGTACTTATTGTTGTTGGCTGGGTTTGGGGTCTTGCTTTCCCTATCAATAAGGCTTTATGGACATCTTCATTCGTTTTATTCACCGCTGGTTTAGCCCTTTTTATACTTGGACTTCTATACTTTTTAATTGACCATCTTAATTGGAAATCGTGGACCAAGCCTTTTGCGATCTTTGGGGTTAACCCAATGCTTGTATTTTTTGCATCAGGAATAATTCCAAGAGCTTTGGGGATGATAAATGTTGGGGAGCAAAACCTTCAATCATTTATTTATACGCAATTGATTGCCCCTAACTTCAGTGATCCTAGTATGGCTTCGCTTGTTGGTGCTTTAATTTATTTATTCATTTGGTTTTTAATCCTACTCTTTTTTCATCGCAGAAAACTTATTTTTAAGGTCTAA